From a single Mycolicibacterium moriokaense genomic region:
- the thiG gene encoding thiazole synthase (functions in thiamine (vitamin B1) biosynthesis; in Bacillus subtilis this enzyme catalyzes the formation of thiazole from dehydroxyglycine and 1-deoxy-D-xylulose-5-phosphate and ThiS-thiocarboxylate), whose product MVDTKLTIAGREFGSRLILGTGGAANLTVLEEALVASGTELTTVAMRRVDSEGGTGVLDLLNRLGITLLPNTAGCRGAAEAVLTAQLAREALQTDWVKLEVIADERTLLPDAVELIRAAEQLVDDGFVVLPYTNDDPVLARRLEDTGCAAVMPLGSPIGTGLGIANPHNIEMIVEHASVPVILDAGIGTASDATLAMELGCDAVLLATAVTRAADPPAMASAMASAVTAGYLARRAGRIPKRFWAQASSPSL is encoded by the coding sequence GTGGTTGACACGAAACTGACGATCGCCGGGCGCGAGTTCGGCTCGCGCCTGATCCTCGGCACCGGCGGTGCGGCCAACCTCACGGTGCTCGAGGAGGCGCTGGTGGCCTCGGGCACCGAGCTGACCACCGTCGCAATGCGCCGCGTCGACAGCGAGGGCGGCACCGGTGTGCTGGATCTGCTGAACCGGCTGGGCATCACGCTGTTGCCCAACACCGCAGGCTGCCGCGGCGCCGCCGAGGCGGTGCTGACCGCGCAGCTCGCCCGCGAGGCGCTGCAGACCGACTGGGTGAAGCTCGAGGTCATCGCAGACGAGCGCACGCTGCTGCCGGACGCCGTCGAATTGATAAGGGCTGCAGAGCAGTTGGTCGACGACGGGTTCGTCGTGTTGCCCTACACCAACGACGACCCGGTACTGGCGCGTCGGCTCGAGGACACCGGATGCGCGGCCGTGATGCCGTTGGGCTCGCCGATCGGCACCGGGCTGGGCATCGCCAACCCGCACAACATCGAGATGATCGTCGAGCACGCCTCGGTGCCCGTGATACTCGACGCGGGCATCGGCACCGCCAGCGATGCGACGCTGGCGATGGAGTTGGGTTGCGACGCAGTGCTTCTCGCGACCGCAGTCACCCGGGCCGCCGACCCGCCGGCGATGGCCTCGGCGATGGCCTCCGCCGTCACCGCCGGATACCTGGCCAGGCGGGCGGGGCGGATCCCGAAGCGGTTCTGGGCGCAGGCGTCGAGCCCCTCCCTGTGA
- a CDS encoding M28 family peptidase — protein sequence MIRRLMKWGALGAVLAVLTSCSSSESAGPSTDLGSELAGKVGIDGMYTHLQELQKIADANDGTRASGTPGYDASIDYVTRVLQGKGFDVQTPEFEVLDRTEGGNPQLTIGDRNFKVDQASLLITTPREGLNAVTLRPQKTAAGCRSADYGTVSVKGAIAVVDDTGCSVVDKQNAAVDKGAVGLLVVSAPRPGAGSPPGLFTPGYYQRLTIPVGVIGTDANAALRRTNAPVKLVLDRKPVMKKTRNVLAQTKSGDTRNVVMVGAHLDSSAASLGINDDGSGVAALLETAVALGSSPQIHNAVRFALWGSEENSLQGPTKYIRGLQGGQLDEIALYLNLDMIGSPNAGYFTYDGDQSAQPNPEIPVQSVPDGSAGIERTLAAYLNSAGVRPADMPLTRYTDYYPLMSVGIPVGGLTTGGSQLKTEVQARLWGGRAGVPYDPNYRTPRDTIDNINRDALAVMGSAAAFAVGTYAQSVEGVNGVPLWDQRHRSAP from the coding sequence ATGATTCGACGCCTGATGAAGTGGGGGGCGCTCGGCGCGGTCCTCGCGGTGCTGACGTCATGCTCGTCGTCGGAATCCGCAGGCCCATCAACGGATCTGGGGTCCGAGCTCGCCGGCAAGGTCGGTATCGACGGCATGTACACCCACCTGCAGGAACTGCAGAAGATCGCCGACGCGAACGACGGCACCAGGGCCAGCGGCACCCCCGGATACGACGCCAGCATCGACTACGTCACACGCGTCCTGCAGGGCAAGGGTTTTGACGTCCAGACTCCGGAGTTCGAGGTGCTCGACCGCACCGAGGGCGGCAACCCCCAACTCACGATCGGCGACCGCAATTTCAAGGTGGACCAGGCCTCCCTGCTCATCACGACGCCGCGGGAGGGACTCAACGCGGTGACGCTGCGACCGCAGAAGACGGCGGCGGGCTGCCGCTCCGCCGACTACGGCACGGTGTCGGTGAAGGGCGCGATCGCCGTCGTCGACGACACCGGCTGTTCGGTCGTCGACAAGCAGAATGCCGCCGTCGACAAGGGCGCCGTGGGACTGCTCGTCGTCAGTGCACCACGCCCCGGCGCAGGCAGCCCACCCGGCCTCTTCACGCCGGGCTACTACCAGAGGCTCACCATCCCCGTCGGCGTGATCGGCACCGACGCCAACGCGGCGCTGCGCCGCACCAACGCGCCGGTGAAGCTGGTACTGGACCGCAAGCCGGTGATGAAGAAGACGCGAAATGTGCTGGCGCAAACGAAGTCCGGCGATACCCGCAACGTGGTGATGGTCGGCGCCCACCTCGACAGTTCGGCTGCCAGCCTCGGCATCAACGACGACGGCTCCGGGGTCGCCGCGCTGCTGGAGACCGCGGTGGCGCTCGGTTCGTCACCGCAGATCCACAACGCCGTGCGATTCGCGCTGTGGGGATCGGAGGAGAACTCGCTGCAGGGGCCCACGAAGTACATTCGCGGACTGCAGGGTGGACAACTCGACGAGATCGCGCTCTATCTAAACCTCGACATGATCGGCTCGCCGAACGCCGGGTACTTCACCTACGACGGCGACCAGTCGGCCCAGCCCAATCCCGAGATCCCGGTGCAGTCCGTACCCGATGGCTCGGCGGGTATCGAACGGACTCTGGCGGCATATCTCAACTCCGCGGGGGTGCGGCCCGCCGACATGCCGCTGACCCGCTACACCGACTACTACCCCCTCATGTCCGTCGGCATTCCTGTGGGAGGACTGACCACGGGGGGATCGCAGTTGAAAACCGAAGTACAGGCACGGCTTTGGGGTGGCCGGGCGGGTGTGCCCTACGACCCCAACTACCGCACGCCGCGCGACACGATCGACAACATCAACCGAGACGCACTGGCGGTGATGGGATCGGCGGCGGCGTTCGCGGTCGGCACCTACGCGCAGTCGGTGGAGGGCGTCAACGGTGTTCCGCTGTGGGATCAGCGGCATCGGAGCGCTCCCTAG
- a CDS encoding NUDIX hydrolase gives MRGDGDGWVVSDTGAWFWGKHGAAGLLLRAPHHAGSAAVLLQHRAAWSHQGGTWGLPGGARDSHETVEEAAIREAREEAGLSADQVTVRTKVVTKEVFGKDNAYWSYTTVIADAPEQLVTTPNRESAELRWVAEDEVADLPLHPGFAASWARLRTESAAIPLLVNKRL, from the coding sequence GTGCGCGGCGATGGCGACGGTTGGGTGGTGTCCGACACCGGCGCGTGGTTCTGGGGTAAACACGGCGCGGCCGGTCTGCTGCTGCGCGCCCCGCACCACGCCGGCTCGGCGGCAGTGTTGTTACAACACCGCGCGGCGTGGAGCCATCAGGGCGGAACATGGGGTCTGCCGGGTGGCGCGAGGGACAGCCACGAGACTGTCGAGGAGGCCGCCATAAGGGAGGCCCGGGAGGAAGCCGGGCTTTCCGCGGACCAGGTGACCGTGCGGACCAAGGTGGTCACCAAAGAGGTCTTCGGTAAGGACAACGCGTACTGGAGCTACACGACCGTCATCGCCGACGCCCCCGAACAGTTGGTGACCACCCCTAATCGGGAGAGCGCCGAACTCCGCTGGGTCGCCGAGGACGAGGTCGCCGATTTGCCGTTGCATCCCGGCTTCGCCGCCAGCTGGGCGCGGTTGCGCACGGAATCCGCGGCAATTCCGCTGCTGGTCAACAAGCGGCTCTGA
- the thiS gene encoding sulfur carrier protein ThiS produces the protein MKVTVNDEAVEIDETTTVAALLDRLGFPEKGIAVAVDWSVLPRSEWETTLADGARVEVVTAVQGG, from the coding sequence ATGAAAGTCACCGTGAACGACGAAGCGGTAGAGATCGACGAAACGACGACCGTCGCCGCGTTGTTGGACCGGCTCGGATTTCCCGAGAAGGGTATTGCGGTCGCCGTGGACTGGTCGGTGCTGCCAAGGTCGGAGTGGGAGACGACGCTCGCCGACGGCGCGCGGGTCGAGGTGGTGACGGCGGTGCAGGGTGGTTGA
- a CDS encoding FAD-dependent oxidoreductase produces the protein MTKIGKHAVVLGASMGGLVAARVLAEHYESVTVVERDVLPHGADNRRGVPQGRHGHALLGRGLATLSEFFPGFADDLTAAGVPSLDYRDMSEAYLRFGSHLIPRTGGFANVPPSFIPSRPLLESLVRQRLQEFSNVELLDGHDIVELTTSADTNSVTGARVKAHDGGREDVLEADLVVDATGRAARTPALLEALGYDRPPEQSIKVRVSYSSKLFRLPPGSLHEKTVLIGPVPGRPYGMVLLGYENDTWMLTLVGIAGYTPPDAPDEVIEFVARLAPRHVVDVLATGEALTEPCRFGYPESRWRRYDKLRRFPDGLVVLGDAMCSFNPIYGQGMTVALLQAEALDRCLQNGPIDLPRRYFRAAAKPIGVAWQFAAGADLNLPEIEGRRSLAVRLTNAYADRLQAAGEYDVDVAGQFLRVVGLIDPPARLLRPRMLLRTAMHRRRPTALQEAEVLTPS, from the coding sequence ATGACCAAGATCGGCAAACACGCAGTGGTACTCGGGGCGAGCATGGGCGGGCTGGTGGCTGCGCGCGTGCTGGCCGAACACTACGAATCGGTGACCGTTGTCGAACGCGACGTGCTTCCGCACGGTGCGGACAACCGGCGCGGCGTCCCGCAGGGGCGGCACGGTCACGCACTTCTGGGGCGCGGGTTGGCGACACTCTCGGAGTTCTTCCCCGGGTTCGCCGACGACCTCACCGCCGCGGGCGTCCCTTCCCTGGACTACCGCGACATGTCCGAGGCGTACCTGCGATTCGGAAGCCACCTCATTCCGCGCACCGGCGGCTTCGCCAACGTCCCGCCGTCGTTCATACCGAGTCGGCCGTTGCTGGAAAGCCTTGTTCGGCAACGACTTCAGGAATTCAGCAATGTGGAACTCCTGGACGGTCACGACATCGTCGAGCTGACGACGAGCGCCGATACGAACAGCGTCACGGGGGCGCGCGTCAAAGCGCACGACGGCGGCAGGGAAGACGTGCTTGAAGCCGATCTGGTCGTCGACGCAACCGGACGTGCCGCACGCACACCGGCTCTGCTGGAGGCGCTGGGCTATGACCGGCCGCCCGAGCAGAGCATCAAGGTCCGGGTTTCGTATTCGAGCAAGCTGTTTCGGCTGCCGCCGGGCAGCCTGCACGAGAAGACCGTGCTGATCGGTCCCGTCCCCGGCAGGCCGTACGGCATGGTGCTGCTCGGCTACGAGAACGACACCTGGATGTTGACCCTCGTCGGCATCGCCGGATACACACCGCCGGACGCACCGGATGAGGTGATCGAATTCGTGGCGCGTCTGGCGCCCCGCCACGTGGTCGACGTGCTTGCGACCGGCGAAGCGCTCACCGAGCCGTGTCGCTTCGGCTATCCCGAGAGCCGGTGGCGTCGGTACGACAAGCTGCGCCGGTTCCCCGACGGCCTGGTGGTTCTCGGGGACGCGATGTGCAGCTTCAACCCGATCTACGGGCAGGGCATGACGGTGGCGCTGCTGCAGGCCGAGGCGCTCGACCGGTGTCTGCAGAACGGTCCGATCGACCTGCCGCGCCGCTACTTCCGTGCGGCGGCCAAACCCATCGGGGTCGCCTGGCAGTTCGCGGCGGGCGCCGACCTCAATCTGCCGGAGATCGAGGGGCGCCGGTCGTTGGCGGTGCGGCTGACGAACGCCTACGCCGATCGGCTGCAGGCGGCCGGGGAGTACGACGTCGACGTCGCCGGGCAGTTCCTGCGGGTGGTGGGGCTGATCGATCCCCCCGCGCGGCTGCTGCGCCCGCGGATGCTGCTGCGTACGGCCATGCACCGGCGGCGCCCGACGGCGCTGCAGGAAGCGGAGGTGCTGACCCCGTCCTAG
- a CDS encoding glutamate ABC transporter substrate-binding protein, producing the protein MTKKLVAIVAAAAVVAGCAQASSVAQLPGVTLAPPTPAGMEEMPPEPVRVPTTADECDRTASLRPFTNRADADAAVENIRSRGRLIVGLDIGSNLFSFRDPITGEITGFDVDIAGEIARDIFGTPSQVEYRILSSADRIAGLQNNQVDVVVKTMTITCERKKLVNFSTVYFNANQRILAPRDSAISEPSDLSGKRVCVAKGTTSMRRIQEITPPPIIVGVVAWADCLVAVQQRQADAVSTDDSILAGLVAQDPYLHIVGPSLNEEPYGIGINLQNTGLVRFVNGTLERIRRDGTWNTLYRKWLTVLGPAPAPPVARYSG; encoded by the coding sequence ATGACGAAGAAGCTCGTTGCCATCGTCGCCGCGGCGGCGGTGGTGGCGGGTTGTGCGCAGGCGTCGTCGGTGGCGCAGCTGCCCGGCGTCACACTGGCCCCGCCGACACCGGCGGGCATGGAGGAGATGCCGCCCGAGCCGGTGCGGGTGCCCACGACCGCCGACGAGTGCGATCGCACCGCGAGCCTGCGGCCGTTCACGAACCGGGCCGACGCGGACGCCGCGGTGGAGAACATCCGCAGCCGCGGACGGTTGATCGTCGGACTCGACATCGGCAGCAACCTGTTCTCCTTCCGCGACCCGATCACGGGTGAAATCACGGGTTTCGACGTCGACATCGCCGGGGAGATCGCACGCGACATCTTCGGCACCCCGTCACAGGTGGAGTACCGCATCCTGTCGTCGGCCGACCGGATCGCCGGGCTACAGAACAACCAGGTGGACGTCGTCGTCAAGACGATGACGATCACGTGCGAGCGCAAGAAGCTGGTCAACTTCTCCACGGTCTACTTCAACGCCAACCAGCGGATCCTGGCGCCACGCGACTCGGCGATCTCGGAGCCGTCGGACCTGTCCGGTAAGCGGGTGTGCGTCGCGAAGGGCACGACGTCGATGCGGCGGATCCAGGAGATCACTCCGCCACCGATCATCGTCGGCGTCGTCGCCTGGGCGGACTGCCTGGTCGCGGTGCAGCAGCGGCAGGCCGACGCGGTCAGCACCGACGACTCCATCCTGGCCGGGCTCGTGGCGCAGGATCCGTACCTGCACATCGTCGGGCCCAGCCTCAACGAGGAGCCCTACGGCATCGGCATCAACCTGCAGAACACCGGGCTGGTGCGCTTCGTCAACGGCACCCTCGAGCGAATCCGGCGCGACGGCACGTGGAATACGTTGTACCGCAAGTGGTTAACGGTGCTCGGACCCGCGCCGGCACCACCAGTGGCAAGGTATTCGGGCTGA
- the glnX gene encoding protein kinase G-activating protein GlnX — MTVELAHPSTEPLASRSPTTPAHPRWWFLWTTPGRILSIGVVLSALVIASAFATSTTINDRQEALTTVLNHTEPLAFAAGQLYTTLSVADAAAATAFIAGAEPRDVRQRYEQAITDASVAVTRASSGLTDEQLVQLLGRVNAELSVYTGLVETARTNNRAGNPVGSSYLSEASALMQARILPEAQRLYEETSARVDKETTASTRIPGPVILIVLATLLFGLFANRWLARRTRRRINIGFIAGGLAVLIMLVWVGTALIISTADSRNAKDTAAESLKTVTNLAITAQQARADETLSLIRRGDEDVRKQSYYQRIDEMQQQLADYLAREDVIDKTDLADAEQLLKRWRAADDRINAYIAVGNYQAATQVALGTGEDDSTPAFNKLDDALGKGIEESRSQLRSDIINAHRVLSGATVGTAVLSVVAALAVALGLWPRLSEYR, encoded by the coding sequence GTGACTGTGGAGCTGGCGCACCCGTCGACCGAGCCACTCGCGTCACGGTCGCCCACAACACCAGCGCACCCACGCTGGTGGTTCCTCTGGACTACCCCTGGACGGATCCTGAGCATCGGCGTCGTCCTGTCCGCCCTCGTGATCGCGAGCGCGTTTGCCACCTCGACCACCATCAACGACCGGCAAGAGGCGCTGACCACCGTTCTAAACCACACCGAACCGTTGGCGTTCGCCGCCGGACAGCTCTACACCACGCTGTCGGTGGCCGATGCCGCCGCGGCGACGGCGTTCATCGCCGGCGCCGAACCGCGCGATGTCCGGCAGCGCTACGAGCAGGCGATCACCGATGCCTCGGTGGCCGTCACGCGGGCCTCGAGCGGGCTCACCGACGAGCAGCTGGTGCAATTGCTCGGCCGGGTCAACGCCGAACTGTCGGTGTACACCGGGCTGGTCGAGACGGCGCGCACGAACAACCGCGCCGGAAATCCGGTCGGCTCCTCATACCTGTCCGAGGCGTCGGCGTTGATGCAGGCCCGGATCCTGCCCGAGGCGCAGCGGCTCTACGAGGAGACGTCGGCCCGGGTGGACAAGGAGACCACTGCGTCGACACGGATTCCGGGCCCGGTGATCCTCATCGTGCTCGCCACGCTGCTGTTCGGCCTCTTCGCCAATCGGTGGCTGGCCCGGCGGACCAGGCGGCGGATCAACATCGGTTTCATCGCGGGCGGGCTCGCGGTGCTGATCATGCTGGTGTGGGTGGGTACCGCGCTGATCATCTCCACCGCCGACAGTCGCAACGCGAAAGACACTGCGGCCGAATCCCTCAAGACCGTCACCAACCTTGCGATCACCGCACAGCAGGCCCGCGCCGACGAGACGCTGTCGCTGATTCGCCGCGGCGACGAGGATGTCCGTAAGCAGTCCTACTACCAGCGCATCGACGAGATGCAGCAGCAGCTGGCGGACTACCTCGCCCGCGAGGACGTGATCGACAAGACCGACCTCGCCGACGCCGAACAACTGCTCAAGCGCTGGCGCGCGGCCGACGACCGGATCAACGCCTACATCGCGGTCGGTAACTACCAGGCCGCGACCCAGGTGGCGCTCGGCACCGGCGAAGACGACTCGACGCCCGCGTTCAACAAGCTCGACGACGCGCTCGGCAAGGGCATCGAGGAAAGCCGCAGTCAGCTGCGCAGCGACATCATCAACGCCCACCGAGTGCTCTCCGGCGCTACCGTCGGTACGGCGGTGCTGTCCGTCGTGGCCGCGTTGGCGGTGGCGTTGGGACTGTGGCCGAGACTGAGTGAGTACCGGTGA
- the thiE gene encoding thiamine phosphate synthase, whose translation MQPRERLATASLYLCTDARRERGDLAEFAEAALAGGVDIIQLRDKGSPGEQQYGPLEAREELEALAVLADAARRHGALLAVNDRADIALAADADMLHLGQDDLPLTVARRIIGSGPVIGRSTHDEAQVASAISEDVDYFCVGPCWPTPTKPGRPAPGLDLVRTAAQSATEKPWFAIGGIDAARLPEVVAAGARRVVVVRAITAADDPQAAARLLKDELRAAC comes from the coding sequence GTGCAACCCCGTGAACGCCTGGCGACCGCGTCGCTCTACCTGTGTACCGACGCCCGTCGTGAGCGTGGTGACCTCGCCGAGTTCGCCGAGGCGGCGCTGGCCGGCGGCGTCGACATCATCCAGTTACGCGACAAGGGCTCGCCGGGTGAGCAGCAGTACGGTCCCCTCGAGGCGCGCGAAGAACTCGAGGCGCTGGCCGTCCTCGCCGATGCGGCGCGGCGCCACGGCGCGCTGCTGGCGGTGAACGACAGGGCGGACATCGCACTGGCCGCGGACGCCGACATGCTGCACCTCGGCCAGGACGACCTGCCGCTCACAGTCGCGCGCCGAATCATCGGTTCGGGCCCGGTGATCGGCCGGTCCACCCACGACGAGGCCCAGGTCGCCTCGGCGATCAGCGAGGACGTCGACTACTTCTGTGTGGGGCCCTGCTGGCCCACGCCCACAAAGCCCGGCCGGCCGGCGCCCGGCCTCGACCTGGTGCGCACGGCGGCGCAGTCGGCAACGGAGAAGCCCTGGTTCGCCATCGGCGGGATCGATGCGGCGCGGCTGCCCGAGGTGGTCGCGGCCGGGGCGCGCCGGGTCGTCGTGGTGCGCGCGATCACCGCCGCCGACGATCCGCAAGCGGCGGCGCGGTTGTTGAAGGACGAGCTCAGAGCCGCTTGTTGA
- the thiO gene encoding glycine oxidase ThiO has translation MDSGATGARAKGTVAVVGGGVIGLSVARRAALDGWSVHVHRSDENGASWVAGGMLAPHSEGWPGEERLLRLGLASLALWNQEGPGAFLDGLPEAVVTARESLVVAVDRADAADLKTVGEWLAAQGHPVALTTAAREIEPLLAQGIRHGFRAETELAVDNRMLVDALVAECERLGVGWAPPVGKLAQVRADVVVIANGIDAPSLWPGLPIRPVKGEVLRLRWRRGCMPVPQRVIRARVHGRQVYLVPRHDGVVVGATQYEHGRDTAPAVTGVRELLDDACTVMPSLGEYEFAECAAGLRPMTPDGLPVVGRLDERTLVAGGHGRNGFLLAPWTAEAIVGELNGVPLAEADLVGAR, from the coding sequence GTGGACTCAGGCGCAACGGGCGCGCGGGCCAAGGGCACCGTCGCCGTCGTCGGCGGCGGCGTCATCGGGCTGTCGGTGGCCCGGCGGGCGGCGCTCGACGGTTGGTCGGTGCACGTACACCGCAGCGACGAGAACGGCGCGTCGTGGGTGGCGGGCGGCATGCTCGCCCCGCACAGCGAGGGCTGGCCCGGAGAGGAACGACTGCTGCGACTGGGCCTGGCATCGCTGGCCCTGTGGAATCAAGAGGGGCCGGGGGCATTCCTCGACGGACTTCCCGAGGCCGTCGTCACCGCGCGCGAATCGCTGGTCGTCGCCGTCGACAGAGCCGACGCCGCCGACCTGAAGACCGTCGGGGAGTGGTTGGCCGCACAGGGCCACCCCGTCGCGCTGACCACCGCCGCGCGCGAGATCGAACCACTGCTCGCACAGGGTATTCGGCACGGCTTCCGCGCCGAAACCGAACTGGCGGTGGACAACCGGATGCTCGTCGACGCGCTTGTCGCGGAGTGTGAACGGCTCGGGGTCGGTTGGGCGCCACCGGTCGGCAAGCTGGCGCAGGTGCGCGCCGACGTCGTGGTGATCGCCAACGGCATCGATGCTCCCTCGCTGTGGCCCGGACTCCCGATCCGTCCGGTGAAGGGTGAGGTGCTCCGGCTGCGTTGGCGCCGGGGATGTATGCCGGTGCCGCAGCGCGTGATTCGCGCCCGAGTGCACGGCCGCCAGGTGTACCTGGTGCCGCGCCACGACGGTGTGGTGGTCGGCGCCACGCAGTACGAACACGGTCGGGACACCGCTCCCGCCGTCACCGGGGTCCGTGAACTGCTCGACGACGCCTGCACCGTGATGCCCTCACTCGGCGAGTACGAATTCGCCGAATGCGCAGCCGGGCTGCGTCCGATGACCCCGGACGGACTGCCCGTCGTCGGCCGGCTCGACGAGCGCACACTGGTCGCGGGCGGGCACGGCCGCAACGGATTTCTGTTGGCGCCGTGGACGGCGGAGGCAATCGTCGGTGAGCTCAACGGTGTGCCGTTGGCCGAAGCTGATCTGGTGGGAGCGCGATGA
- a CDS encoding M28 family metallopeptidase, translating into MFRKTLSRVAALSLAAVLVLAGCGRETRPGPTESPSTPAGPSPAATAFAEKVSQAVTKDAMMVHIRKLQEIADEHGGNRALGTPGYDASVDYVANTLRDKGFDVQTPEFEVHLPYSDKPALTVGEAKVEAFPLEYTIGTGPNGVTGDLVPARVEDSPGCTVSDYDGLPVKGAVVLVDRGKCPFSDKQEAAAARGAVALIVANNVDGDEMGGTLGEDTEVKIPVIGVTKESGERLRAAPGPTTIKLNAGVRVERTRNVIAQTKTGSTSDVVMTGAHLDSVAEGPGINDNGSGVAAVLETALQLGPTPDVKYAVRFGFWGAEELGLLGSNDYVASLDIDELKDIALYLNFDMIASPNPGYFTIDGDQSDEPDPEMEAPRIPEGSAGIERTLVAFLKREGKDPEDVQFEGRSDFSSFTLAGVAAGGLFTGAEEKMTIEQAERWGGKAGQPFDPNYHKESDTIDNVNETALEINGRGAAYAVAIYAQDQRGRNGVPIREDRTRHVIES; encoded by the coding sequence ATGTTTCGCAAAACGTTGTCGAGGGTCGCTGCGCTGAGCTTGGCCGCCGTTCTGGTGCTGGCCGGCTGCGGTCGCGAGACGCGACCCGGGCCGACCGAGTCACCGTCGACGCCCGCGGGTCCCAGCCCTGCCGCGACAGCCTTCGCGGAGAAGGTGTCACAGGCGGTGACCAAGGACGCGATGATGGTGCACATCAGAAAGCTGCAGGAGATCGCCGACGAGCACGGGGGTAACCGGGCGCTCGGCACCCCCGGCTACGACGCGAGCGTCGACTACGTGGCGAACACACTGCGCGACAAGGGTTTCGACGTGCAGACCCCCGAGTTCGAAGTGCACCTCCCGTATTCCGACAAGCCGGCCCTCACGGTCGGCGAAGCCAAGGTTGAGGCCTTCCCGCTGGAATACACCATCGGCACCGGCCCCAACGGTGTGACAGGTGACCTGGTGCCCGCCCGCGTCGAGGATTCGCCGGGCTGCACGGTGTCCGATTACGACGGCCTCCCGGTCAAGGGCGCGGTCGTGCTGGTCGACCGTGGGAAGTGCCCGTTCAGCGATAAGCAGGAGGCGGCCGCAGCACGCGGCGCGGTCGCGTTGATCGTCGCCAACAACGTCGACGGCGATGAGATGGGGGGCACCCTCGGTGAGGACACCGAGGTGAAGATCCCGGTCATCGGCGTCACGAAGGAGTCCGGTGAGCGGCTACGCGCGGCCCCCGGACCCACCACCATCAAACTCAACGCGGGCGTGCGCGTCGAGCGCACCCGCAACGTGATCGCGCAGACGAAGACGGGCTCCACGTCCGACGTCGTGATGACGGGTGCGCACCTCGACAGCGTCGCGGAGGGACCGGGGATCAACGACAACGGCTCCGGAGTGGCGGCGGTGCTGGAGACGGCCCTGCAGCTGGGGCCCACACCGGATGTCAAATACGCGGTGCGGTTCGGGTTCTGGGGTGCCGAGGAACTCGGGTTGCTCGGATCGAACGACTACGTGGCGTCGCTGGACATCGACGAGCTCAAGGACATCGCGCTCTACCTGAACTTCGACATGATCGCTTCACCCAACCCCGGCTACTTCACCATCGACGGCGATCAGTCCGACGAGCCGGACCCGGAAATGGAGGCGCCGCGCATACCCGAAGGGTCGGCAGGCATCGAACGCACACTCGTGGCCTTTCTCAAGCGCGAGGGCAAGGACCCCGAGGACGTCCAATTCGAAGGGCGTTCGGACTTCAGCAGCTTCACGCTGGCCGGCGTCGCAGCGGGTGGTCTGTTCACCGGTGCCGAGGAGAAGATGACGATCGAACAGGCCGAGCGGTGGGGCGGCAAGGCGGGCCAGCCGTTCGACCCGAACTATCACAAGGAATCCGACACGATCGACAACGTCAACGAAACCGCGCTCGAGATCAACGGTCGCGGCGCGGCATACGCCGTCGCCATCTACGCACAGGATCAGCGTGGCCGCAACGGCGTGCCGATCCGCGAGGACCGCACCCGTCACGTCATCGAATCATGA